One stretch of Chitinophagales bacterium DNA includes these proteins:
- a CDS encoding TlpA family protein disulfide reductase yields the protein MINKKLIMVVLSTAIFFAKSFGFTVSVTDSVIEEPFLLKLKTYNEGYLILKDSVLISDKQKTNIQLNTGNYTGFAELSIGDNLVCGFIINKNEPNLNLRFNTEKYSKEGIAFNNTKDNLLYSELLSIKEKFNTSFRNIYEAKSNLMPLDSFYLNKQLQYEHQYEQLYNQINIVADSILKKDSLNYTSILADFLKVPTQKYFPALSNSFDNYDALLHYHYFDFIDFSNPLILNHPALKDYIYNYFTLYCINTPENLKQGIDIIMKQSNKNTQVKNYVFNVLIDLFLEGKNDAIINYLYENYADGCAVQLSNSKQQTAFESIVYTQVGATIPNIILNDSKNELQSLLRNASKNKYTIVYVWMSSCHACETKTPKLAQTIAPYLKKGLGVYSISLDEEKDDWFEAIVKYDIKSWTNVSELTALQNASVLPKLNIRATPKLFIIDKNGIIVAKDIFGTDLLNKLNKLLN from the coding sequence ATGATAAATAAAAAACTTATAATGGTAGTATTAAGTACTGCCATTTTTTTTGCTAAGTCCTTTGGTTTTACAGTAAGTGTAACAGATTCTGTTATTGAAGAACCTTTTTTGTTAAAATTAAAAACTTACAATGAAGGGTATCTTATATTAAAGGACTCGGTACTTATATCAGATAAACAAAAAACCAATATTCAATTAAATACCGGAAACTATACCGGTTTTGCAGAACTAAGTATAGGAGATAATTTGGTTTGTGGTTTTATTATCAATAAAAATGAACCTAACTTAAATTTAAGGTTTAATACTGAAAAATATAGCAAAGAAGGTATTGCTTTTAATAATACCAAAGATAATTTATTGTATTCGGAGTTATTAAGTATCAAAGAGAAATTCAATACCTCTTTTAGAAATATTTATGAAGCCAAAAGTAATTTAATGCCATTAGATTCTTTTTACTTAAACAAACAGTTGCAATATGAGCATCAATATGAACAGTTATATAATCAAATAAATATAGTAGCAGATAGTATTTTAAAGAAAGACAGTTTAAACTATACGTCCATATTAGCCGATTTTCTTAAAGTGCCTACTCAAAAATATTTTCCTGCATTAAGTAATAGTTTTGATAATTATGACGCATTATTACATTATCATTATTTTGATTTCATTGATTTTAGCAATCCGTTAATTTTAAATCATCCTGCTTTAAAAGATTACATATACAATTATTTTACATTGTACTGTATCAATACACCCGAAAATTTAAAACAAGGCATTGATATTATTATGAAACAGAGCAATAAAAATACACAAGTAAAAAACTATGTTTTTAATGTGCTGATAGATTTGTTTTTAGAAGGCAAGAATGATGCTATTATTAATTATTTATACGAAAATTACGCAGATGGTTGTGCCGTTCAATTATCCAATTCTAAACAACAAACTGCATTTGAGAGTATTGTTTATACGCAAGTTGGAGCCACCATTCCCAATATTATTTTAAATGATAGTAAGAACGAATTGCAATCGTTACTTAGGAATGCTTCAAAAAATAAATATACCATTGTTTATGTTTGGATGTCAAGTTGCCATGCTTGCGAAACTAAAACGCCAAAATTGGCACAAACCATTGCTCCGTACTTAAAAAAAGGATTGGGTGTTTATAGTATTTCATTAGATGAAGAAAAAGACGATTGGTTTGAAGCCATAGTAAAATACGATATAAAAAGCTGGACAAACGTATCGGAACTAACAGCCTTACAAAATGCTTCGGTTTTACCAAAACTCAACATCAGAGCTACACCAAAATTGTTTATTATAGATAAAAATGGTATTATTGTAGCCAAAGATATTTTTGGTACTGATTTATTAAACAAACTTAATAAACTCTTAAATTAA